TTGTTCCTCTGGGGTCGGCTCTCTGGGGAGTTCCTCTGGAGTGAGCTCAGCCGGTGGTGGGCTTTCAGGAAGTACATCATATAAGGACATGGATTTGCGAGTGCGTTGCATAAGAGTGTGAGACCCTCTAGGTCTCTGCTCAATGGGTCTTTCTTTGGATAATTCAATATCTGTGGGTTCGGCCGGTGGTTCAAATATTTCTGGTCGTGCGATTGATGGAATCTGCCTTAATGGCTTCTGTTCTGGCTCAGGCTTTGGTTCGGATATAGACACTGACGGGATCTGTCGCAGCGGCGACGGGCCATTTATGCGTTCCACTGCTTCAGAAATAGAATCCAGGAGATTCTGATCGCCTGTCGCAGGCAATCTCCGGTCAATGGGCTGCCGTACTGATCTAGAAATACTAGCAACAGTGAGGTTTTGGTGATCACGGAAGGCGAGCGGTGGCGGCTTTTTTGAGTCCGTATGTTTCAATGGTGATGCTGTTTCTGAACTCCTGAGAGAAGCAGAATACTGGTGCCATCTTTGTAAACGTGCTTTCTGTCGCAAAATACGGGTCTCAAGATCCAATACCAAATCGGGGCGGCTTGATGTGGTACGGAGGTCGTCAACTGTTGATTTCTTTGCCTGAGACCAGGCACTATCGAACGGCAGCTCCAAGAAGGCGTCGCGGCCGCTGTTAAGGCCCCCATAGAGTAAAGTGTCAGCAAATTCCACACTTCCCTGCCAATTGGCTTTTATCTCACGGGCGAGAGTCTCCAGATCAACCCCCTGAGTTTGGGTGGTGACCTGGGTGCCAGGCGTGGAGCGGGTGTCCAattcatccttcttcttgtcaaGAAGCTGCGAGAACTTGTCATGAGTATCGCGCACACGGTCTCGACGTTCCCCGAGTGTATTCAGCGACACGCGGTGGGCAAGAACGAGCGGTAAGAGAAGCGGATACTCTTGCGGAGTCAGACCCGGAGCCAGAGACAGCTCAATCGCGGGATTACGGTCTTGGGCTTTCCTCCCACGTAGAACATTTGTAGAGAAGACAGCTAGGAGTTCGTCGAATTTCTCGCCTTTGCAATCGTCCAGCATGGACTTCCGCAGGATGGCCTCGCGGCCCAGATCGCCATTTTTCTTGAGGTCGGACAATACACGGAAAAGAGCAGCTCTCAGGTTGACAGACTGTAAAGGTTCCAGCGGAGGGAAAAAGGGGCGAAGTTTCTAGGATGGCAGGTATCATTCAGTTCTTCTAGGCTCTTCAAGAGAAGTGGGCTGAGTGGAAGACTGAACCTACATCCCGAGCGGTCTCTGGATCCCAAAGCGCGACCAGCCGGTACAAGATCCATTCAATAGCTTTGATGCGTTGGCGCTGGTTctgggaggatggcgagAGAGTGCGGAGTGTGATGCCAGGCCAGTCTTCCAATTGATCAAGCTCCAATAGTTGGAGATTGCGGATGAGGACGGTGTGGGCGGATTGAGGAGGCCAATTGGAGGGTTTCGGACGAGGGGTTTTGGACGCTTGCATTCTAGAATTGTTTGTCAGTGATGTCACCAAGAATGGGGTGTTTGCATACCTAGCATATAATTAATGTATCGGGCAGACAAGTGTGGTTTGCGAAGAGGACAAAGCGGAGGGCGAGTTGTTTACAGTGGAGAGAAAGCGGCGTTCGTTCATTGTTTGGTTCGGCGATAAACTCATCTTCTCTAACCCCGTTTTAGCTTTTCGTCTCCAGAAccctccttcctccttttGTCCCCGCTATCCATTCGCTCgtttctttctgtcttctcttaatatttctatctaCCGTTGGAaactctcctctctctctcattCCGTTGCCATTGCCAATATGGGATCTGAAACCCCCGCCGATTCCTCCTGGACCCCCCAGTCTGGTCAGTACAACCCCCCAAGCATAATCTGCTCACCGCAACTGACAAAACCATAGTACTATCCACTTTGCCTTACCCCATAGAAGAgaactcttcctctccggttCCCTTTTTCCACCTCCTCGAACGACTGAAGACCACAAAGCGCGAAGGATGGCGCCGattcaacatcaacaacggAGAGTCAATCTCAGACCACATGTACCGCATGTCAGTGATGACCATGCTCGCCCCGCCCTCTCTGGCCACTCGCCTCAACCTTCAACATTGCATGAAGATGGCCCTTGTTCATGATATGGCCGAATCGCTTGTCGGTGACATCACCCCCGCCGATCCGATCAAAAAGACCGAAAAGGCCCGTCGCGAGGCCGCTGTGATGGAGTATATCGCCGGGACCTTATTGCGCGGTGTTCCAAGCGGAATGCTCGCTGGGGATGACATCCTTGCCGTCTTCAACGAGTACGAAGCGAACGAAACGCTCGAAGCGCAATTCGTCCACGACGTTGATAAGATGGAGCTTCTGTTGCAGATGGTTGAATACGAGCGGAGCCGCGAAATTGATTTGGCAGAATTCTTGAATGTCGCAAAGAAGATATATCTTCCTGAAATCCAAGAATGGGCAGCGACTGTGCTGAAGGAGCGGGAGGCGCTCTGGAAGACAAGAACATCCCAGTCTACGAATTAATGCCTGTCTGCATGAGTGAAACGCTGATGGCTAAATGTCTGACGATACgcatgtttcttttttttttctttcttacctgtctatttctattatattcTCTTACCTAGAGGCGCTGTGCGGTCGGTCGGCCAAATAGATACCATCCTACCCGCAC
This region of Aspergillus puulaauensis MK2 DNA, chromosome 5, nearly complete sequence genomic DNA includes:
- a CDS encoding HD domain-containing protein (COG:S;~EggNog:ENOG410PHDD;~InterPro:IPR006674,IPR039356,IPR003607;~PFAM:PF12917,PF13023;~go_function: GO:0002953 - 5'-deoxynucleotidase activity [Evidence IEA]) encodes the protein MGSETPADSSWTPQSVLSTLPYPIEENSSSPVPFFHLLERLKTTKREGWRRFNINNGESISDHMYRMSVMTMLAPPSLATRLNLQHCMKMALVHDMAESLVGDITPADPIKKTEKARREAAVMEYIAGTLLRGVPSGMLAGDDILAVFNEYEANETLEAQFVHDVDKMELLLQMVEYERSREIDLAEFLNVAKKIYLPEIQEWAATVLKEREALWKTRTSQSTN